One window from the genome of Myxocyprinus asiaticus isolate MX2 ecotype Aquarium Trade chromosome 30, UBuf_Myxa_2, whole genome shotgun sequence encodes:
- the klhl38a gene encoding kelch-like protein 38: MPNSIQSVKSKQSMASTSIEIFPFKDQELPAHLLFQLNLLRQEQIFTDVILCTEDKEIPCHRNVLVSSSPYFRAMFCSNFRESSQARVDLKGIASEVIECIVDYIYTGTITISMELVLPLMQAASMLQYGRLFEACSTFLQTQLNPENCLSMIRLSEILHCESLKERAKEMAVRCFSDVAASEDFCELSLPELMCYLEDDRLCAEEEQVFETLLAWIHHDPFSRRGAIHDLFKKVRLRYIHPTYLFQFIANDPLVQSSTLCTEIIESVRRLMFSVSAKCTHELKPLWTTPRRYTCRETLVVVGGRKNNEQTSREALLYDERTQRWQWLAKLPLRLYKAAYVCIHSILYVVGGLSLSLVSGESAVSATVYTLSLKTNQWRTAEPMQEPRYAHQSVSYLHFIFALGGIGADKQISNTVERYNSMFNQWEAMAPMPTAVLHPAVAANDQRIYVFGGEDALQNPVRLIQVYHISRNLWSRLETRTVKNVCAPAAVIEDKIYIVGGYTRRVIAYDTKANTFVKCANMKERRMHHAATVINNKLYVTGGRFLNSHDVIEDSDCFECYDPKTDVWTSKGSLPYKLFDHGSLSLICVSNRSNRPNPP; the protein is encoded by the exons ATGCCTAATTCTATCCAGAGCGTAAAGAGCAAACAGAG TATGGCTAGTACTTCAATAGAGATCTTTCCATTCAAGGACCAAGAGCTCCCTGCCCACCTTCTGTTTCAGTTGAACTTATTAAGACAGGAGCAGATCTTCACTGATGTTATCTTGTGCACTGAAGACAAGGAGATCCCCTGCCACAGGAACGTCTTGGTGTCCAGCAGCCCGTACTTCCGAGCCATGTTCTGCAGCAATTTCCGGGAAAGCAGCCAGGCTAGAGTGGACCTTAAAGGCATTGCATCAGAAGTCATTGAATGTattgtggattacatttatactgGAACCATCACCATCAGCATGGAGCTTGTACTACCCCTGATGCAGGCTGCCTCTATGCTGCAATATGGAAGGCTTTTTGAGGCATGTTCTACTTTCCTACAGACGCAGCTCAATCCAGAAAATTGCCTGAGCATGATCCGCCTCTCTGAGATCCTCCACTGTGAAAGCCTAAAGGAGCGAGCAAAAGAGATGGCTGTGCGCTGCTTCTCGGATGTAGCTGCTTCAGAGGACTTCTGTGAACTCTCACTTCCTGAGCTTATGTGCTACCTGGAGGACGACCGGCTGTGTGCAGAAGAAGAGCAGGTATTTGAGACTCTACTGGCTTGGATCCATCACGACCCCTTCTCACGTCGTGGTGCCATTCATGACCTCTTCAAGAAGGTCCGGTTGCGGTACATCCATCCTACGTACCTCTTCCAGTTCATCGCCAATGATCCCCTTGTCCAATCGTCAACGTTATGCACTGAGATCATTGAGTCTGTGCGACGTCTTATGTTTTCCGTTAGTGCGAAATGTACTCATGAGTTGAAGCCCCTTTGGACCACACCACGTCGCTACACGTGCCGCGAGACTCTAGTGGTGGTTGGAGGCCGCAAAAACAATGAACAGACATCTCGAGAGGCACTGCTATATGATGAGCGGACACAACGATGGCAGTGGCTCGCTAAACTACCTTTACGACTATACAAGGCAGCCTATGTTTGTATTCACAGCATACTGTATGTAGTTGGAGGCCTTAGCCTAAGCCTAGTGTCTGGAGAAAGTGCAGTCAGCGCCACAGTGTACACCCTCTCGTTAAAGACCAACCAGTGGAGGACCGCTGAGCCCATGCAGGAGCCACGTTACGCCCATCAGAGTGTCTCCTACCTTCACTTCATCTTCGCTTTGGGAGGAATAGGGGCAGACAAACAGATCTCAAATACAGTGGAGCGCTACAACAGCATGTTCAATCAGTGGGAGGCCATGGCGCCGATGCCCACAGCGGTACTACACCCTGCAGTCGCTGCCAATGACCAGAGGATTTACGTGTTTGGAGGAGAGGATGCCTTGCAGAATCCAGTCAGACTTATTCAG GTTTATCACATCTCCCGGAACTTGTGGTCTAGACTGGAGACCAGGACGGTGAAGAATGTCTGTGCACCTGCTGCAGTCATAGAAGACAAGATTTATATTGTTGGAG gatacaCGAGAAGAGTAATTGCCTATGACACCAAAGCCAACACATTTGTAAAGTGTGCAAATATGAAGGAGAGGAGAATGCACCATGCGGCTACAGTCATCAATAACAAACTCTATGTAACTGGAGGCCGCTTCCTCAACAGCCATGATGTCATAGAGGACTCAGACTGCTTTGAGTGCTATGACCCTAAAACAGACGTATGGACTTCTAAAGGCTCTTTACCATACAAGCTGTTTGATCACGGTTCCCTATCTCTGATCTGTGTCTCCAACCGCTCCAACCGCCCCAACCCACCATGA